The following coding sequences lie in one Anoplolepis gracilipes chromosome 4, ASM4749672v1, whole genome shotgun sequence genomic window:
- the LOC140664677 gene encoding uncharacterized protein produces MAAEEDDHDGSRRHGSLAARKIRGRPRHGTELGSRDRRENADRSPRPGPARQPDPLPDQARHAPLLRANPYSEVTDPICRLPLPTLFYRLEALYLGDLLRIWVRTGATPPRGPLLDFQGPRGRSGHRRNCGALRVPNPISLLEVSRELERLYRKENSSRISRRRLQVILGYPDEHSYEGPNCMRFRCRVPE; encoded by the coding sequence ATGGCGGCCGAAGAGGACGACCACGACGGCTCGCGCCGCCACGGAAGCCTCGCAGCAAGGAAGATCCGCGGGAGGCCAAGGCACGGGACCGAGCTCGGATCCCGGGACCGGCGCGAGAACGCCGACCGTTCACCTCGCCCAGGCCCGGCACGTCAGCCAGACCCGCTTCCCGACCAAGCCCGACACGCCCCGCTCCTCAGAGCCAATCCTTATTCCGAAGTTACGGATCCAATTTGCCGACTTCCCTTACCTACATTATTCTATCGACTAGAGGCTCTTTACCTTGGAGACCTGCTGCGGATATGGGTACGAACCGGCGCGACACCTCCACGTGGCCCTCTCCTGGATTTTCAAGGTCCGAGGGGAAGATCCGGACACCGCCGCAACTGCGGTGCTCTTCGCGTTCCAAACCCTATCTCCCTGCTAGAGGTTTCCAGGGAACTCGAACGCttatacagaaaagaaaactcTTCCCGGATCTCCCGACGGCGTCTCCAGGTCATTTTGGGTTACCCCGACGAACACTCTTACGAGGGCCCGAATTGTATGCGGTTCCGCTGCCGGGTTCCGGAATAG